gtaacaggaaacaaagggcaTGTTTCTTGCAAATGGTAAATTGTTTCCAGTCTAACTTAGCTTTGCTgtttgtatataaatgatttagactcaAATGATTGGGAAATCTGCAAAATCACAAAAATTGGCTGGATAGTTGAAAACAAAATGGCTGTTGACTATAAGGAGATATCAATGGTTTGGTTGGAAACTAAAAGAAATTCATTTCAGAGTAGTAAGCTATGCATTTGGTGAGGACAAACAAAGCAGAAGAATACACAATAAACATGGGTGGCATTAgaacaagaaaagaaaatgagacaaaataagaaactgctggaaaaactcagacagtatctatggagagaaaccagagtgaacatttcaggtctggtgatccTTCTTTGCAACTGTTCTGCTCAGAACAGTTCTTCAACTGTTTTTGGTgcaaagatgctgcctgagctgttgagttcttccagcaatttttgatttctagtttttctgcagtttttttgttttgttttaatcttGGAGTGCATGTCCACTGGTCGATGAAAGTGACACAGATAATGTCAGAAAGAAGGCAGAtagatgctttccttcattgggaaAGATATTGAATACAATAATAGGGATATAATTATGTAACTACATAAAACATTAGTTAAGCTATAGATGGTGTTTTGTGAATGGTAGAAAGATTAGGGTGGACACAAGAAAAACCAAACATGTCTAAAATTTACTGCTTAGCTTGTAATTGAGATAGAAGCCGTCAACACATTTGAAAGGAACTTGGATCTGCATCTAAAGTGCCACAAGGTGAAAAATTTTAGACCAAGTGGGATTAGAATGGGCAGCTAGTTTGTACAATTGGTGCAGaacaaaagggctgaatggcttctttctgtgttGTAACTTTTGTATGATTCAATGGAGTTGATGTGGTAAAGTGACACTGGAGTATACAATCAGCAATGGTCTAACTGGTTGGAGGAAGAAAGAAAATAGGAAAATAGGGAAAACAGATGTGACTGGGGAAGCTATTGAGTGAAGTCCCAAAAGGCCAATGCTTGAGCCCATTCTATTTCAAATGTACATGCATGGCCTGGATATGAAACTAATGCTATTCTAGATTTGCAGATAACAAAAAGTGAAGACAAAAAGGGAAAGAGTGTTATGCAATTCAGCAAGAGTAAAGGAGCTGAATATAATTCAAGTGGagaaagggtgcagagcagaTATTTGAGAGTCCTCATCCACAAATCTCAAAAatctagcatccaagttcagcagataataggGAAGGTGAattgaatgctggcctttatttctaAGGGtaataagagcagggaggttttgctaaagctTTGCAAAGCActagtcagatcacagctggaatgatgtgagcagttttgggccccttagcGAATGAAAGATATACTGGATTGGAGACACTTGGATTCACTTGGCAGACACCAGGTACAGAGGAACTatcctatgaggagaggttgagaatgaTAGGCAacgttattgaaacatacagattTGTTAGGGGACAGGTTAGACATGgattctaggaccagagggcttaATTCTCAGAATAAAATAcaaatgaggattttttttttctttcagagataGTGAATTAGTGCAATTCTTTGTGGCAGAGAGCTGTTAAGGCTGGGTTATTTCGTACAttaaagacagagagagtgatttttaatcagtaagcgaTTCAAGAGTTTTAAGGAATTGCAGGGAAGTGGACTTGAGAATgaatggatcagccatgatctcttgAATGGTGCAGCCAACTCCATGGGCTGAGGTCGTAGTATCACAGTTAGATTTTTATTTAAAGTGTAGTTAAACATTTGCAAAATCATTACATCTGTAACAATCTTGACCAATTTAAGATTGGCCTCATGTGATGTATTCATTACATAGTGCCTTAAACTCTGACATTGCACAAATAGTTGGTCTGACATAAGAGTAGGAAACTCTGATAGTTttggattgattgattgattgattcaaCTTTACACTGGGGCAATAAATGTGTGTGCTGTCTAACAAGTGAACAGACTAATTTATTTTCACCACCACACATTTACATTTCAGGCTGCATGTGTAGGAAGCAAAACTAAACCCATACCACTAAATGTAGATTAATTGATTTGTTATTGCATGGTTATTGGCTCTTGATAACTACTTTGTCAGCAAATCAAACCACCTTTCCATGCTTAGAATAATCAAGACAAAACTGGTAGTATATTTACCAAAAACAGTGACTGCAAACCAACTCAAAAGTTGAAATGCTTTTGAATGGCCTGACAACTATGATCGGGTACTATATAAAGGAGAGTTCTTTCTCTGTATCTATCAATGAAGAATGTTTACCAGATAAGGTCAAGATGACCTACCTATCAAGTAAGAGTAAATAAATAAAGATACTTTCTAATCTCATAGTTTAATTACAATTATGTTTAGAAATGGCTGTTAGTGTTTATAATTAATACCTTTACATAGCAGGCATAATAAATTTAATGGCTCTAATCgtaaataaataaactagagTGTGACATAATAGGTGGGTCCACAGGCAGGTGGATGGAGCAACAGAGGTCAGGGGAAGTCAGGCCAGGATGCTATTCCAGGTAGTCAGGGTTAGTCGGTTGTGATAGGGAATAATTGGGGTGTGTGGTATTGGTTAGGGAATTGGTTTGAAAAGTGACTGGTGTTTTCAGTGGAGAAGGTTTGTGGTTGAAGCCTGTAGCCTGATGGCAGTCAGAACATCAGAATGATAAGTGGGAGATCAGTGTGAATTTAGCGTTACCAGTTTTGGAGTTACCAGGAGTTATTGGTTTTATAAAAATAGAATTTCCTGAGTAACTATCCAGAAACGTTTCAACAGGCCTGTCCCAAATCTCTGACTTGGGCTCAGAGAATTTTGTGGAGGGTCAGAGAGTGCAAGGGACTTTCCCAACATGTTCTAACTTCCTGAGCAATTTGCACATAGGTCACCACATCAGTACTTCCATAGGACACTGACTTGTATCTCTGGTCCCATAACCAGTCTCCAAGAATCTGCAGACTAGAAACTTTGAGCTGATATTTCGGAGGATAATCTCAAATTGTTTGAAATGGTATTTAACATTCAATAGTTTGTGGTTTAGTACAGAGAACATTCTTTTGATATGTTAATAATGTTCTCTCTGACAATGATATCCTTTGCATAATATGAATATTTCTATTGAGAATTTCAGAGTTGTATGCATTGCAATTACAGGCTGTACAATTTTCAATTTTTAACAATTATGAGGtaaaaaatttttttaaattgatttgtATTGAAGACATGTATTGAAAATGTCACCATAAATTATTAAGTTAATCAAGTTGATCAAATAATTTTCTGCAGCAACAGTTAGCAACCTGAAAACTGCATTAGTTGAAGCATGGGATTCATGCAACACTGATTCACCCGCAAGGATTTCACAGTTTAACTGtcgaaagaaaagaaaagaatatACTGTGCTAAGGACCCACAAGCAGTTTTAAAAAGCAACTCAGGATACTTCGCTCACTCAACCTTTCAACTAATCAACTCCTCTATCCAACTCCTCTTGCTACCTCTGCAGACAAACTTCAAAACTGATCATAAGCTTAAAATTACAATGTACCATGTCAAAATTTTGTATCACCATGTGAAAATAAACTGGCTTTAATATAATCTATTGTTCATGGACATAATAAGATCACCAGTAACTTTTCTGCATCTGTTTTAATGAGTTCACCAAATGGTAGGGCTGTGAAAAACTGAAACCAagttacaaagagagaaacatAGTGTAAACAAAATAATTTAGCAGAAAATGCAAAACGTAAAGATTTGGAAAGTAAGTCTCACTCTTAATGGtacatttatttcattgttttgTGAATCaactaattaaaataaaattacaacAAAAATCTTCCCGTTTCTAAAACTGGAAAGTAAATAGTCCATAATCAAATGATTTATAAAACCAAACGTCTACATGTTAAATATACAATTTCTGAAATATATTAAGCTTCTCAGAGGAAAAAAACCATCAAATAACCACAGATCACAGACAACACTATCTGAATACAGGAAGAGGCATTTTCAGTTGTAACTATAAAATTTAAATtgagtttgtaaaaaaaatctaaaatttcATCAGTAATTCAAACATTTTTCATTATTAATCTTCCTATCATAAAGAGTTTAGAAAACCAACAGAATAGTTGAACAGTCAGTAATGACTCTAAAACAAATAAATTTGAGTTACATTGTATAAGGAATATGATTGCATAACAATATAGAGTACTGGATTACCAACTGACATTGAAAAGCATATGTGATGTTTCACACTACTAAGTTATCGATCTAAGTACAGAAATCAGTACCTTTGGGATGTTAATTAAAATATCATGCTATGCAGCAACAGCTTGCATCGTTTCTGACAAGAATCATCATAACTTGCATAAGAGGGATATGAACTTGTGAATTGCAGATAATCTGAGTCAGTGTTAGCAAGGTTGTATTTTGAGAGATTGATGGGGATCTGACCAGTGGGAGAAAAAAGAACAGTGGGAATCCCTCTCAGTTCCATGATGGAAATCCAACAAAATCAATTGTCTTTTAGACAGTTAAGTGGCCACCTTTCGGCCCACCACAATCGAGGTGCTTGATGGTAAATGTCTTGCCCACTGAGAGCTACTGGTCAATCAGAGGACAGGATACGGGTCACTGGCTGGAATTTTGGCAAGAGCAGGAGTTTAAATTTCATTGGTATTCACACACCAAGGCAATAATTGGTACCACAACCAAGCAGAGAGCCTAAACACAAGCAATCTCTTAGGAGGACACTGGCAATCCCAACAATGTTAACACACGAGGATATGGATGCATAGATACACCTGAATAGGGATCCAAAAGATGACGGATGCACTAACTCAGTGGAATTTTTATCAAGTGTTGTGCAGGTTTCAAGAGGAAATTGTTTTCAAACATGAAGCCtgaaatttcagttacatcaataTCAAGTGACTTTGGGCCACATTCTTGGATGTAAATAAATCTACTGAAGTGTATTATTTGACAAAAATCTAGAAAACCTACACAAGCTAGGCTTTTTTGAGAGGTGGTAAAAGTAGGTAAATAAGTAGAGAACTTGGAATATCTTTGAAGTGGCAATCAATGAAGTATTGATGTTTCATTGTTAATGCACTGTAAATTTCCTCAAAAGAACTGGTGCAATGTCATTCTTACTCCACAGTTATAGAAAGTTTTGTGCAATACAACAAACTAAAGGCAGATAAACACCACACAATTATGATATTCCTCTCACAATAAGGTGCCTTTCTGCAGTGTGCAAAACTACATTGATCAAGTTTAGTTGGCTGCTTGTTCTGTATTCACACCAGAAGAAACTATCGGTTTAAATGACCGTAGGTAATGCTGCTGAACTGGTCACAAGTTGTACCTGACCTGGACCTAGATCTTACCTTTCCTTCTTTTTTCTACAAGCCCTATTAATATTTGATAACTTTCCTTTAGGATTTGCTGTCTTAGGTCTCACTGTGTAAGTGCAGCCTTTGTGCTTTTGTTGAACGCCAAGTACATTGCTACACTTATTCTGGGAAGCTGCTCTCATTTCAGCCAGTTGTTCTTCTTTCTGGATTTCCCACTCTTCATCTGTGTCATCTAATACAATACCTGTCGTTTCAGCGACTCTCCTGTAATTGGAGCACTCTTGCTCAGCTCTGCAAATAAACAGAAATTAGTTTATGCACTATAACACATTTCAGAATTACAAATGCTCTCAGTTTTTCTAAttttacaatttatttaaaaaattgTTAATCTCAAGCTTAATTAAATTCACCATTTAAGTATTGTTTAAAAATCTTAGCCTCAAAATTTGACTTccttgtactttttttttaagtcaAATCCCATCCTTGctatccccaccccaacccccatctGTCTTGCTCCAACTCCTAGTTACTACCAGTATAAATTCCAAGGTCCACATTCATACTAAATTTAGCTTATGTCATTAACGTGATTGGGAAATTTGATCACTGGATTCACAAAGGTGAATCAAAATGCTTTATAAAACGTTTCCCAATCTTTCATCATTGTCTATTTGAGTTTAACAACGGTGTAATAACCACTATTACAGAAATAACAAACTATCGACAATATTTATATGCCACCACTTACACTTCAAGGAATTTAACACAGTCTTTCTGCCCATATATATCTGCAATTCTTTTAGGGGTGTCCCCATAGAGATCTGCTTTGTCAATAGGAGCGTGTAGAGAATGCAGCATTCGAAGGACGGATAATTTTCCAGATTCTGCAGCAAAATGAGCCGCAGTCCATCCAGTCTCAGTTCTTAAGCAAGATCGAGATCCATTTGTGATAAGAAGTTTAACCATGTCTGGTTTTCCTGAAAGTGAAACAAAATAAGGTCGTCACATTAAAGGTTAAACATGATTTACGTAAAACTTAGGTAAATTCTCCAGACAGTCACATGCACAGCTCTGTTTGAAACTTTACAACTGAAAAAATAGCTCCATTTAATTGAATTGATCTGGGCAATTTAAGTTTTGACTATCCTTTCAGGTTCCTGGCAAAAATCATTCTTTGGAATATAAATAGATTTCTGTATTTTTTTCCCATATTTAAAATGGCCATCTCTGTTAAGTGTTTGCCCTTTTTTGCATAAAGTGGGATAACGCTCCAAGGGACttattcaaaatatttttaaattaataagTTGGCAAGAATGACCAAAATGCTGGATTTTTGTGTGACCCTAAAAAAATCACTTCAGATACAGAAACAGTGTAGTCTTACATGATGTGCAATTTGACAAGTACATATGAATCAAAAGCAGAAGTGGAGAAACAAGGAAGGTGGTTAGAAaaagatagatcacatctaacctccaaaatagaaaaatacagagaTCAAAAAATACGTGACAAGAGGACAGCTTAGTGGCTAACTTTGTTACTACAATAATGTTATTTacatattttctgatcaacctgttcagagatgttattacacgcctctgcagcaggtgggacttgaacggGCATCCTGACCCAGAGGTAAGAACACTACCATCGCACCACATATCTTAGCCTACAACAAATTTGTAACTTTAGTTGAAGTTGCAAGCAAGACATCTGACCCCTAAAAAAATTAAAGCCACACCATTAATAGCACATACTAATTTTATTTCAGCTTTATCTTAAACATAGCCTGGATGCTGGACTTTATTCAAAAGGAGTGAAGACTTCATGTAGGAAAGCCATGCTACAACTTTACAGGGCACTGGTGAAGCCATATccagagtattgtgttcaatgtaaggaggagtatacttgcaaagagaaggttcactaggggGATTcctgggctgagattagaaaaaTGAACTTTTGAAACATAAGATTTTGAGGAGGCTTGAAGaataaatgcagaaaggatgtttcaaCCCGTGGGAAAATATAGAATAGTTTAACCATAAAAGTTGAAGATAATGGCAATaactaatctttggaattctcttggaGACCAATGGAtgttgggtcattgaatatattcaagattgaATTTGACATCACATCCTGCAACCTTGAAATTATAGAGATAGAAAAATACGTGTCTAGAGGATCAGCCAAGTGGCTAACTTTGCTAACACAATAATGGTATTTATATACTTTCTTTAACTTACAGGAAatcatggggtgggggagactgaCAGGAAAATGGAAGCACTTTCAAGAGAATTAAGGCCACAGTTAGATCCAACATAAaatttattaaatggtggaatagtcttgacagactgaatggtctaccccTGCTCCTACTTTTTAtgtcaccagattatagtccaacaggtttatttgaaatcacaagcttttggaatgctgctccttcattaggtaaagTGAAGAAAAACAcagaggcacagaatttatagacagATTGATCAAAGGACTGTACAAATGGTGCGAGTGATGGGTCAACAAACTGACTAACAAGATTTTCCAGGTGATCAtaagtgtcagacagtgtgagtaaagtgtcactagctgaatagcaagtgatgTGATGACCGATGATCCAATTAATTGaaacagagagataattacaaaaaataaaaAATGGTGCTAGAAACAAActaaatggctggaataacatgataggtatacgAGTTGCATGCCGAGGATCTAATCAAAGTAATAAACAAccaaaaactgtacaaactaattaaggtagagagatcatgaCAAGTTACCAAGGCAATCATGTCAAAACAGGACaggtaaggaagattttacaaatacagaacagtatggtggggttacatgtagTGTCACAACTCACAACATTTGTACATTCTTTTGATTTCTTTGCCTGTGTGcttttcttcacttcacctgaaaatttcaaataaacctgttggactataacctggtattttgcgacttctgaccttgttcaccTTTCCAACATCAACATCTCCACATTGTGCCTATTTGTTATGATTTTGGGATCTAATGAACTGTCAGCATCCACTGTCATTATCCCTAATGTGAAAATGACTACAAATTCAATATATTGGGTCTTCACAAATTAGAGTGgagagctgcctcacagcacctgagacccgggttcaattcccgactcaggcgactgtgtggagtttgcacgttctccccgtgtctgcgtgggtttcctccgggtgctccagtttcctcccagtccaaagatgtgcgggtcaggtgaattggccatgctaaattgcccgtagtgttaggtaaggggtaattgtaggggtatgggtgggttgcgcttcggcgggtcggtgtagacttgttgggccgaagagcctgtttccacactgtaagtagtctaatctaatctaatctaatctaatccttgtacaatgttaaaagattaaattggaatatctctctggacattactgtaatattaaagggttaaactgcactgagtgaacattctggaagtgtacaaagttaaaaatctcacaacaccaggttatagtccaataggtttaattggaagcacactagctttcggagcgacactccttcatcaggtgatagtcagtgtgcatccaattaaacctgttggactataacctgatgttgtgtgatttttaactttgtacatgccagtccaacaccggcatctccaaatcattctggaagtgggtggAGATGACATTCATGCAGAAATGCAGATGACTCCCACCCCATTTAGACAGTCATTTGTTACTACTCCCCctactattatcaaattaaattaTCATTCTATTTCTTCCATTCAGCAGTACTTTCATAGCCATCCTCCGAAGCTAGGTAAATCACACATACCATGTCCTGGGGAATCACCGAGTCAGAAAATCGTCTGCATCatgattccccaggattagggcattgACATTTACATTATCTCTGCGGATGACCTCATCGTAACATTGTACCTGGAGCAACcagtgtttgtgagggagtggctgGGGGTTGTATTGAGTAGGAGTGCAACTGAGAGAGAGTGGCCAGAATATCTGTGAGGATGACCAACCAACCAacctgtataaaggggatgtgttttctttgttcagggccTCACTTACACTTGGCTTTTGCCTGCAAAGAGGGTCACTTagctttaactgtttgcagaagttggtgtgtgcaaATTGCATCTCATGTATGAAACCTAGTGAAAAGAACCTAACATTTGAGTTGCAATTTTTCACTAAACGATCTAAATGATTGTGGTGTGACCACCCTCACAATCAGTGAACATGATAGGGGTGAGAACATCCATTTCTTCACCTTGTTCAGTTCAGGGTATCTGGGTTTTTAATGGCAATGCAAAGTTTGATGAACTGAACTTAAAAAAGAAGGTATAATTAGTGTTTTTAATCATGGGGGGGGGAGACAAGTGCAGTGTGGTGGGGTGAGAGTGCTGTGAGGTGGGATGAGGgtgatgtggggtgggggtgcagtgtggtggggtgagagtgctgtgaggtggggggagggtgctgtgaggtggggggagagtgaggtggggtgagggtgcgggtgctgtggggtggggtgagggtgctgtggggggagggtgctgtggggtggggtgagagtgatgtggggggagggtgctgtggggtggggtgagagtgatgtggggtgagagtgatgtggggtgagggtgatgtggggggagggtgctgtggggtggggtgagagtgaggtggggtgagagtgaggtggggtgagggtgctgtggggcggggtgagagtgatgtgggggggagggtgctgtgagatgtgggggggagggtgctgtgaggtgtgggggggagggtgctgtgaggtgtgggggggagggtgctGTGATGTGGGGTGAGGGTGCTGTGGGGTGAGGGtgctgtggggtggggtgagagtgatgtGGGGGGAGGGTGCTGTGGGGCGGGGTGAGGGTGCTGtgaggtgtggggggagggtgctgTGATGTGGGGTGAGGGtgctgtggggtggggtgagggtgctGTGGGGGGAGGGTGCTGTGGGGCGGGGTGAGGGTGCTGtgaggtgtggggggagggtgctgtgaggtgtggggggagggtgctgtgaggtgtggggggagggtgctgtgaggtggggggggagggtgctgtgaggtgggggggagggtgctgTGAGGTCGGGGGGGGAGGGTGctgtgaggtgggggggagggtgctgtgaggtgtggggggagggtgctgtgaggtgtgggggagggtgctgtgaggtgggggggggagggtgctgtggggtggggtgagggtgatgtggggtgagggtggggtggggtgagagtggggtggggtgagagtgatgtGGGGTGCGGTCGGACCCTGGCAGCGCCGCCCCTCCCCCGCCCGGGGCTGGGTGCCCTGACCTTGCACCGCCGCCCAGTGCAGCGCCGTCCTCTGG
Above is a genomic segment from Hemiscyllium ocellatum isolate sHemOce1 chromosome 3, sHemOce1.pat.X.cur, whole genome shotgun sequence containing:
- the LOC132834668 gene encoding ankyrin repeat domain-containing protein 66, whose translation is MSELHAAAAAGNAELVEEILRSGTCDPNGKDPHWSQRTALHWAAVQGKPDMVKLLITNGSRSCLRTETGWTAAHFAAESGKLSVLRMLHSLHAPIDKADLYGDTPKRIADIYGQKDCVKFLEVAEQECSNYRRVAETTGIVLDDTDEEWEIQKEEQLAEMRAASQNKCSNVLGVQQKHKGCTYTVRPKTANPKGKLSNINRACRKKKER